The following coding sequences are from one Streptomyces sp. V3I7 window:
- a CDS encoding MIP/aquaporin family protein — protein sequence MSSSDIFIGETIGTAILILLGGGVCAAVTLKASKARNAGWLAITFGWGFAVLTAVYTAAPLSGAHLNPAVTLALAIKDHDFSHVPVYWAGQMFGAMIGAALVWVAYLGQFHAHLTDKEIVGGPGAQATAAKAVEAQEAAAGPVLGIFSTGPEIRNALQNLATEIIGTVVLVLAVLTQGLNDKGNGLGTLGALITALVVVSIGLSLGGPTGYAINPARDLGPRITHALLPLPNKGGSDWGYAWIPVVGPLIGGAIAAGIYNVAFA from the coding sequence GTGTCCAGCTCCGACATCTTCATCGGCGAGACCATCGGTACCGCCATACTCATCCTGCTCGGCGGCGGCGTCTGTGCCGCCGTGACGCTGAAGGCCTCCAAGGCGCGTAACGCCGGCTGGCTCGCCATCACCTTCGGGTGGGGCTTCGCCGTTCTCACGGCCGTCTACACAGCGGCGCCCCTTTCCGGCGCCCACCTCAACCCGGCCGTGACGCTGGCGCTCGCGATCAAGGACCACGACTTCAGCCACGTGCCCGTCTACTGGGCCGGGCAGATGTTCGGCGCGATGATCGGCGCCGCGCTGGTCTGGGTGGCGTACCTCGGCCAGTTCCACGCGCATCTCACCGACAAGGAGATCGTCGGCGGTCCCGGTGCCCAGGCCACGGCGGCCAAGGCGGTCGAGGCGCAGGAGGCCGCCGCAGGCCCGGTCCTCGGCATCTTCTCCACCGGCCCGGAGATCCGCAACGCCCTGCAGAACCTCGCCACGGAGATCATCGGCACGGTCGTCCTGGTGCTCGCCGTTCTCACCCAGGGCCTCAACGACAAGGGCAACGGCCTCGGCACGCTGGGCGCGCTGATCACCGCGCTCGTGGTCGTCTCCATCGGCCTCTCCCTCGGTGGGCCGACCGGTTACGCGATCAACCCGGCCCGTGACCTCGGTCCGCGTATCACGCACGCTCTTCTGCCCCTGCCCAACAAGGGCGGCTCCGACTGGGGCTACGCCTGGATACCCGTGGTCGGTCCGCTGATCGGCGGCGCCATCGCTGCGGGCATCTACAACGTCGCATTTGCTTAA
- the glpK gene encoding glycerol kinase GlpK, whose product MTDAHTAGPFIAAIDQGTTSSRCIVFDRDGRIVSVDQKEHEQIFPKPGWVEHDANEIWTNVQEVVASAIEKADITRDDIKAIGITNQRETTVLWDKNTGEPVHNAIVWQDTRTDALCKELGRNVGQDRFRRETGLPLASYFAGPKARWLLDNVEGLRERAEAGDILFGTMDTWVIWNLTGGVNGGKHVTDVTNASRTMLMNLHTMQWDEKICSSIGVPMQMLPEIRSSAEVYGEITGGRLGDLLGGIPVASALGDQQAALFGQTCFSEGETKSTYGTGTFMVMNTGDKIINSYSGLLTTVGYQIGDQKPVYALEGSIAVTGSLVQWMRDQMGLISTAAEIETLALSVEDNGGAYFVPAFSGLFAPHWRSDARGVIAGLTRYVTKAHVARAVLEATAWQTREVADAMTKDSGVELATLKVDGGMTANNLLMQTLSDVLDAPVVRPLVAETTCLGAAYAAGLAVGFWNSTDDLRANWRRAAEWTPRMDAETRDREYKSWLKAVERTMGWIEHEE is encoded by the coding sequence GTGACCGACGCCCACACCGCAGGCCCGTTCATCGCGGCCATCGACCAGGGCACGACCTCCAGCCGGTGCATCGTCTTCGACCGGGACGGCCGGATCGTCTCCGTCGACCAGAAAGAGCACGAGCAGATCTTCCCGAAGCCGGGCTGGGTCGAGCACGACGCCAACGAGATCTGGACCAACGTCCAGGAGGTCGTCGCCAGCGCCATCGAGAAGGCGGACATCACCCGCGACGACATCAAGGCCATCGGCATCACCAACCAGCGCGAGACCACCGTGCTGTGGGACAAGAACACCGGTGAGCCCGTCCACAACGCCATCGTCTGGCAGGACACCCGCACCGACGCCCTGTGCAAGGAGCTCGGCCGCAACGTCGGCCAGGACCGCTTCCGCCGCGAGACCGGCCTGCCGCTGGCCTCCTACTTCGCCGGCCCCAAGGCCCGCTGGCTGCTCGACAACGTCGAGGGCCTGCGCGAGCGCGCCGAGGCGGGCGACATCCTCTTCGGCACCATGGACACCTGGGTCATCTGGAACCTGACCGGCGGTGTGAACGGCGGCAAGCACGTCACCGACGTCACCAACGCCTCCCGCACCATGCTGATGAACCTGCACACGATGCAGTGGGACGAAAAGATCTGCTCGTCCATCGGCGTCCCGATGCAGATGCTCCCGGAGATCCGCTCCTCCGCGGAGGTCTACGGCGAGATCACCGGCGGCCGCCTCGGCGACCTGCTCGGCGGCATCCCGGTGGCGTCCGCGCTCGGCGACCAGCAGGCGGCCCTGTTCGGCCAGACCTGTTTCTCCGAGGGTGAGACCAAGTCGACGTACGGCACCGGCACGTTCATGGTGATGAACACCGGCGACAAGATCATCAACTCCTACTCGGGCCTGCTGACCACGGTCGGCTACCAGATCGGCGACCAGAAGCCGGTCTACGCCCTGGAGGGCTCGATCGCCGTCACCGGCTCGCTGGTGCAGTGGATGCGCGACCAGATGGGTCTGATCTCCACCGCCGCCGAGATCGAGACGCTCGCGCTGTCGGTCGAGGACAACGGCGGCGCCTACTTCGTGCCGGCCTTCTCCGGCCTGTTCGCCCCGCACTGGCGTTCCGACGCGCGCGGTGTGATCGCCGGTCTGACCCGGTACGTCACCAAGGCGCACGTCGCCCGCGCCGTCCTGGAGGCCACGGCCTGGCAGACCCGTGAGGTCGCGGACGCCATGACCAAGGACTCCGGCGTCGAGCTGGCCACGCTCAAGGTCGACGGCGGCATGACCGCCAACAACCTGCTGATGCAGACGCTCTCCGACGTCCTGGACGCGCCGGTGGTGCGCCCGCTGGTCGCCGAGACCACCTGCCTGGGCGCCGCGTACGCCGCCGGTCTCGCCGTCGGCTTCTGGAACAGCACCGACGACCTGCGCGCCAACTGGCGCCGGGCCGCCGAGTGGACCCCCCGCATGGACGCGGAGACCCGCGACCGTGAATACAAGAGCTGGCTCAAGGCCGTCGAGCGGACCATGGGCTGGATCGAGCACGAGGAGTAG
- a CDS encoding glycerol-3-phosphate dehydrogenase/oxidase: MTSQSTLQSVPALGTRPASGSNPSRAETREQLAKASYDLLVIGGGILGISTAWHAAQSGLRVALVDAGDFAGATSSASSKLLHGGLRYLQTGAVKLVAENHFERRAVSRQVAPHLANPLTFYLPVYKGGPHGAAKLGAGVFAYSALSAFGDGVGHLLSPAKAAQDVPELRTENLKAVAVYGDDQMNDARMALMTVRAAVEAGAVVLNHAEVTGLRFTRRRVTGAELKDRLSGEEFGVDARLVLNATGPWVDHLRRMEDPKAAPSIRLSKGAHLVLKRTAPWRAALATPIDKYRITFALPWEDMLLLGTTDEAYEGDPADVAVNDKDIAQILDEAAFSIRDQQLDRDLITYAFAGLRVLPGGPGDTAKAKRETVVSEGRGGMLSIAGGKWTTFRHIGRTVMKKLESLPGHPLGDDFEPISSLPKRLPLPGVANPRAVAHRLLVDRPAPGPRMAADTARHLATHYGSLAFDIARLANESPELAERVHPDAPEIWAQVVWARDHEWAETQDDVLRRRTTLTIRGLATDEVRARVQGVLDAK; the protein is encoded by the coding sequence ATGACCAGTCAGTCCACCCTGCAGTCCGTGCCTGCCCTGGGTACGCGCCCTGCCTCCGGCTCGAACCCGAGCCGCGCCGAGACCCGGGAGCAGCTCGCCAAGGCGTCGTACGACCTTCTCGTGATCGGCGGCGGCATCCTGGGCATCTCCACCGCCTGGCACGCCGCGCAGTCCGGCCTCAGGGTGGCACTGGTCGATGCCGGCGACTTCGCCGGTGCCACCTCGTCCGCCTCCTCCAAGCTGCTCCACGGCGGTCTGCGCTACCTGCAGACCGGCGCGGTGAAGCTGGTGGCGGAGAACCACTTCGAGCGCCGTGCGGTCTCCCGCCAGGTGGCCCCCCACCTGGCCAACCCGCTCACGTTCTACCTCCCCGTGTACAAGGGCGGGCCGCACGGCGCGGCGAAGCTCGGAGCGGGCGTCTTCGCCTACTCCGCGCTGTCCGCGTTCGGTGACGGCGTGGGCCACCTGCTCTCCCCCGCCAAGGCGGCGCAGGACGTGCCCGAGCTGCGTACCGAGAACCTCAAGGCCGTGGCCGTGTACGGCGACGACCAGATGAACGACGCCCGCATGGCGCTGATGACGGTCCGCGCGGCCGTCGAGGCGGGCGCGGTCGTGCTCAACCACGCCGAGGTCACCGGCCTGCGCTTCACCCGGCGCCGGGTGACGGGCGCAGAGCTGAAGGACCGTCTGTCCGGCGAGGAGTTCGGCGTCGACGCGCGCCTCGTGCTCAACGCCACCGGCCCGTGGGTGGACCACCTGCGACGGATGGAGGACCCGAAGGCCGCGCCGTCGATCCGGCTGTCGAAGGGCGCGCACCTGGTCCTGAAGCGCACCGCCCCGTGGCGGGCGGCGCTGGCCACCCCGATCGACAAGTACCGCATCACCTTCGCCCTCCCCTGGGAGGACATGCTGCTGCTCGGCACGACCGACGAGGCGTACGAGGGCGATCCGGCGGATGTCGCGGTCAACGACAAGGACATCGCGCAGATCCTCGACGAGGCCGCGTTCTCCATACGCGACCAGCAGCTCGACCGGGACCTGATCACGTACGCCTTCGCCGGTCTGCGCGTGCTGCCGGGCGGTCCCGGCGACACCGCCAAGGCCAAGCGGGAGACCGTGGTGAGCGAGGGCCGGGGCGGGATGCTGTCCATCGCCGGCGGCAAGTGGACCACGTTCCGGCACATCGGACGGACGGTCATGAAGAAGCTGGAGTCGCTGCCGGGGCATCCGCTGGGCGACGACTTCGAGCCGATCTCGTCGCTGCCGAAGCGGCTGCCGCTGCCCGGCGTCGCCAACCCCCGCGCCGTGGCCCACCGCCTGCTGGTGGACCGTCCGGCGCCCGGTCCGCGGATGGCCGCCGACACCGCCAGGCACCTGGCCACGCACTACGGCTCGCTGGCCTTCGACATCGCCCGCCTCGCCAACGAGTCGCCGGAGCTGGCCGAGCGCGTCCACCCCGACGCCCCCGAGATCTGGGCGCAGGTCGTCTGGGCCCGCGACCACGAGTGGGCCGAGACGCAGGACGACGTGCTGCGCAGGCGTACGACGCTGACGATCCGCGGGCTCGCCACGGACGAGGTACGGGCCCGGGTGCAGGGCGTCCTCGACGCCAAATAG
- a CDS encoding phospholipase, which yields MHRRLATGLAASTLALMTVAGTATAATAAPADKPQVLSSWTQTSASSYSAWAAARANQSAWSAYGFDWSTDYCSSSPDNPFGFPFATSCARHDFGYRNYKAAGSFDANKPRLDSALYEDLKRVCLNYSGSTKSACDGTAWTYYQAVKALG from the coding sequence ATGCACCGAAGACTCGCCACCGGATTAGCCGCCTCGACCCTCGCCCTGATGACCGTCGCCGGCACGGCCACCGCCGCCACCGCCGCCCCGGCCGACAAGCCCCAGGTCCTGTCCAGTTGGACCCAGACCAGCGCGTCGAGCTACAGCGCGTGGGCCGCCGCGCGCGCCAACCAGTCCGCCTGGTCCGCCTATGGGTTCGACTGGTCCACCGACTACTGCTCCTCCTCGCCGGACAATCCGTTCGGCTTCCCCTTCGCCACGTCCTGCGCCCGCCACGACTTCGGCTACCGCAACTACAAGGCGGCGGGCTCCTTCGACGCCAACAAGCCCCGTCTGGACAGCGCGTTGTACGAAGACCTCAAGCGTGTGTGCCTCAACTACAGCGGCTCGACGAAGTCCGCGTGCGACGGAACGGCCTGGACGTACTACCAGGCCGTTAAGGCGCTGGGCTGA
- a CDS encoding PAC2 family protein, with protein MIELEGVPELIDPVMVAAFEGWNDAGDAASTAVAHLEKEWKGEVFAALDAEDYYDFQVNRPTVFMEGGVRKITWPTTRLSVVRVGGEKPRDLVLVRGIEPSMRWRSFCNELLGFAHELGVELVVVLGALLGDTPHTRPVPVSGVTSDPDLARRMDLEETKYEGPTGIVGVLQEACTHAGVPAVSLWAAVPHYVSQPPNPKATLALLNRLEDLLDLRIPLGELPEDARAWQVGVDQLAAEDSEVAEYVQTLEEARDTAELPEASGEAIAREFERYLRRRDVSPPGGHATADGGEGTSSPSSYLRDNPGGRTRPPKPPRRGGRGGKGSPGNTGSGESGDEESGSED; from the coding sequence GTGATCGAGCTCGAGGGGGTTCCCGAGCTGATCGACCCGGTCATGGTGGCCGCGTTCGAGGGCTGGAACGATGCCGGCGACGCCGCCTCCACCGCGGTCGCGCATCTGGAGAAGGAGTGGAAGGGCGAGGTGTTCGCGGCGCTGGACGCCGAGGACTACTACGACTTCCAGGTCAACCGCCCCACCGTGTTCATGGAGGGCGGCGTCCGCAAGATCACGTGGCCCACGACGAGACTGTCGGTCGTCCGGGTCGGCGGCGAGAAGCCGCGCGACCTGGTGCTGGTCCGTGGCATCGAACCGTCCATGCGCTGGCGCTCGTTCTGCAACGAACTGCTGGGCTTCGCCCATGAACTGGGTGTGGAGCTGGTGGTCGTCCTGGGCGCCCTGCTCGGCGACACCCCGCACACGCGCCCGGTTCCGGTCAGCGGTGTCACCTCCGACCCCGACCTGGCCCGCCGCATGGACCTGGAGGAGACCAAGTACGAGGGCCCGACGGGCATCGTCGGCGTGCTCCAGGAGGCGTGCACGCACGCGGGCGTCCCGGCGGTGTCGCTGTGGGCCGCCGTACCGCACTACGTGTCGCAGCCGCCCAACCCGAAGGCGACTCTGGCCCTGCTCAACCGCCTGGAGGACCTGCTCGACCTGCGCATCCCGCTGGGCGAGCTGCCCGAGGACGCGCGCGCCTGGCAGGTCGGCGTGGACCAGCTGGCCGCCGAGGACAGCGAGGTCGCCGAGTACGTCCAGACGCTGGAGGAGGCCCGGGACACCGCCGAGCTGCCCGAGGCGTCCGGCGAGGCCATCGCCCGCGAGTTCGAGCGCTACCTGCGCAGACGGGACGTCAGTCCGCCCGGCGGGCACGCCACTGCGGACGGCGGTGAAGGGACGTCCTCGCCGTCCTCGTACCTGCGGGACAACCCGGGCGGCCGGACCCGTCCCCCGAAGCCGCCGCGGCGCGGCGGTCGGGGAGGCAAGGGCAGCCCGGGCAACACGGGCAGCGGCGAGAGCGGCGACGAGGAGAGCGGCTCCGAGGACTGA